ttgaaaaacaatacaAGATGGTGGGGTTCAgacctttaatttttattatgctttaaatgaaacttcacaaatcgtcagtctctcaaacaaatttatacgcaccttgctatatatatatatatttttttttgctatatattcctaattgctctccccctaatgagacagctcactccttccctccactcttttcgtgtccattcggccagcttctgacccactcccctccagacaggagatgacaacatagtctcatgtctatttgagccaaaaagctcacttctcaccagtatcattttctatcttaaagtccaatccaatccctgtctgaggagttggctttgggaatggttcctgtcttgggctaacagaaggtctgaggaccatgaccaccggggtccttctagtctcagaccattaagtctggtctttttataagaatttggggtctgcatcccactgttctggtCCCtccggttctctgttgtgttcccttgtcAGGGGGCTCAGACTTCTTAATGaaaagaatttagagaccaaagaGCCAGGAAAATCCGACCTTTATTTCTTAAATACTGTGAAGGAAGAGGGGTCAAACGGTCCCCTGATGAGGCAGGGCCATAGAACAAAGAGCTAGGGATCGTCAGCGAAGGCCCGGTGGGCATTAGGGAAACGCTGGGGGCTGTAGTTGGGATCTTCCTGCAGTCGCTTTTGTATATCAGACCGGAGCTAGAGAGAGAGAACAGACAAGTTGGAGAAGCACTGGCTGAGGCCCCCTGGTCCCAGCAAGTACACAAGGCCATCCCTCAGGAACTAATACTCTTCCCCCAATAGGCATCACTGGGCCTTCCCAATGGCACTAGTAAAAAACACTTGCAACACCACCTAGTCCGACAATGACCAGTTCATCTCTGAAGGGATGGGGGAAGAAGGACCGTAGCCCAAGCCCTCCCACTAGACCATCCCTATTCTGCTTCGAGATGGGGGCACCTGCTGCCTGTAGCTCTCCTGAACCTCTGGTGCCTCCAGGTCCCGGCTCAGGCTCTCTGGGCTCGTCAGGGGCCGAGCTCCGGCTGCCTTAGCTGCACGGCTCACGGCCTCTGAGAGAAGCAGCTGGGGGCCCTCACCCTGCATAGTCTGGGGGATGGGGTTGGGGAGGGAAAAGAGGATCAACGTCAGATCCAGTGCCACCACCCAGCTCACCCTTTCCCTGAGTCAACCACTGACATCCCCATACTGACAAAGAAAAGGGGACTAGCCACAGGTGGTTTGGATAGCATATGCCTTCCTAATTCTTTTTGGCTCTGACCAAAAACAGAGTGTTCAAATGTGCTGAACTTGCTTTTCAAAAAAAGAGGAGCAGGATGGACCCAGCCATTTGGGATTCTGTGCTCACTCATCCACAAGATCAGCCCTCCTTAAGAAAATGGGCCCAGTCACCTGTGGATTAAGAAGCTGAGGGACTAAAACAGGACTACTAAAAAAGATAAACCTGTGTGGTTACATAAGAACCTCAAACAAATGCAAGTCCCAGAAAGGTTTCCTCATCAGCATTAAATAGTTTGAGTCTATGCATGACCAGGACATTTGGATAAAAGGGAATCCTCAGGTAAGAGTTAAACCAACCTTGCGTCTCTTGGCAGGCATACCGCTGAGGTAGGCATCACTCAGGGGAGGCTGCGGTTTCACCTTCCGTTGGCTCTGAATGTCCTGTTGGATAATAGGGACCCATTCCTGGGGAGGAAAGTAAGGTGAGGAAGCAGTGATTCCCGCAACTCTCAGCTGCCTTAGCCCACCAGGTCACATCCTGACACCTACTGGGGGGACTGCAGCTGCCCATGGTTCTGTCTCAGCTGAAGCTCCATCCTGCTCATCTCTGGAGCCCTCCTCAGGAGCAGGGGGTGGACCTCGGGACATGGCCTCTTCTGCTGTTGTTCCCGGGGCTGGAGAAGCATTCTCCCGCTGGGAGTCGGCAAGAAGATCCAGGCTTCAGAATTCTCAGCTGCCAGCCATCCTCCCCTAGCCCTCCACACTACCTGTCCCCTCAACCTCTCCCTCGTACCTGGGGCTCAGGGGAAGTTCTCTCTGCTCCCTGAACTTCCATGGGCTCCTCAGGAAGTGCCTGTGGAATTGGAAGGACGACAACACAAAAGGCCCTCTCAAATCTCTGCAGTTCCCTCAAGTCCCCTGGTCCCACAGCCCATGCATTAGGTATCAGGTCCCTTACCTGTGGGGGGTCACCAACCCTGCGAACGTATCTGAGGATGGCATCAGGGCCTACAGGCATGTGCTCCAGTACCACCTGAAGCCGCAGTCCCATCATAGTGGTCAGCCAGCTCACCAAGGACGGGTTCACCCCACGAGACATGCGGCGCTGAGAGAAACCAAACAGGCCGGCACCATAAAAAGACCTGCCACCCTTTGAAAGCTAGATCCAGGGTACAGATGGCAGTTtggaggagaaaaatgaaaactgtaCGATACTGAAAAGAATGGACACCTAAGGAAACAAGAACCAGGGCTGGGTGGTGCTTACGATTCGGCCATTGATGACAGCGGCAAGCTCCATCTGCTGTCCCCCCAAGCAGTGCAGGTTCAGGGCTAGGCATTCAAACAGGCCCTGGTTACACAGCTCCAGTAACCGGGCCCCAAATCCACTGTCTGTGGGCAAGACAGAAGGGGAATGAATGCTGGCACTTGGCAGCTCTGCCCCTCCAGCACGCCCCACATGCCCTGGCCCAGCCACCCTGACCTGTGCAGTGCAGCACGTGGGCAGCAATGCTATTAAACTGCTCTTGGAGAAATTCCAGGTTTGTCCGGATGATGTCCACACCTGGCTGAACCTGCACCAAAGACTGAGACAAGACACACAAAGACCCCAAAGTCAGGACCGCTGAGAGATCCAGAGTAAAGGAGGAGGGAGTAAGGAACAGCAGCCACCCTGACCAATCaggagaggaggggaaggaggaagggatacTCACAAAACTCTCCCGCACGTACTCTTCTAGCCCAGTGATCAACGTGTGGGTTGCTGTCTACAGGGGGAACAACACAGGTTTACTCCCAAGCCCCAGTCCTCAAGACATTTCCCTGCCACCACCCCTGTGGTTTAGGCTGAGGTGTCACAGCTTTAGCTAACAGATAAGCACAATCAGAGATAAGGAATTACGGGTGAGGAGAGGGAGGGCTCTGGGGCCGCGGGCCTTCATTTACCCGGATGTTACCAGGTGTGGGTTCCTGGCCACCCAGGTAGTGCTGGTGGAAGAAGGATCGCAGCTGGGGTTGGAGCCGCTGCAGTGGCTGGAAATGTCCGTGGAGAAGCATTACCACATCCACCATGGAGAAATTCTGGCACAAAAGAGATAGCAGAGCCCCAAAGAAGCCTAGGGGCAGGGGCAGAAGTTAGCGATGGCCTTTACCACCTGTCCTGTCCACCCACCACCAGTCCATCAGCCTCACCCCATCTTGGGAACATTCCCTAAACAAAAGCCATCTACAGTCTTCTGGCTGCCCCTTCCTGAAAAAGGCCAAGGCACCCCCATCATGCTCACCAAGGGCCCCATCAGCCCCTGGCTCAAAGATGTTGCTGGATCCACTGAGGCGTTGTATGAAGGCAGCGATACTTTCACTGCTGCCGGCCCGGGCTCCCAAGGAGCCCAGCAGGGAGCTCAGCACACCCTGCACCACCGAGGTAAAAAATTCCGGCGGCAGGCTCTCAGGACCCAGGCCTCCGGGGCTCCCCGCGCCTCCAGAAGGGGACCCTGGTCGGGGTGTGGCCTGCTGCTCTGGGgcaggaggtggtggtggaggtgggggcTGGGGTGGAGGGGCCGTCTGTGTTGCCTGGCAAGCAGAGAagtaataaagaacagaaaatgaaatgagaatgGGGACAAAAACATAAAATGGTATCAAGAAGGCACACATTAACAGGTGTCTGGTAAGGTGGGAAGTTACACCCTGGTCTTTACCCCTCAAAGCCAGATACTCACGGGCAAGTGCTCGAGAGCAGAGTTCAATGGGAAGGTTAGCCTGAGCAACTACCTCTGGCCCTCCTAAATGGTTCAGAGCACCAAGCAGTGACACTAGTTACTTAATTTCTTTCTCTGAGTCGCATTTCCTCCTCTTCCAATTGGGTGGCTCAGAGTCAAAGAAATTGCAGAGTTCCTTCCCACTCTGGCATGCGACCAGGGGGCTACAGCATAGTAAGCACATAATGGCAACCAGTTACCACTGCCTGACTCGGCAGGATGAGAGAAACAATGAGGTGAAGGTTAAGCCGGGTACTCACTTGCAAGAAGTCAGTCATGCCCTGGAGAAAGGCAGGTACCCCAGGCATTGCCACGGTGATAGTGGGGGAAGCCATACTAGGccctccagcccctggccccGCTGGCCCCAGGAGGTTTCCCAGGAGCTGAGAGAGTTGAAGATCAGCTGCAGAGGGTTGAGGGGGTGGAGGCTGGGCAGGCCCCCCGGGAGCAGGGCCAGCGGTGGTAGCTGTGTTGGTGGTGCCAGCACTGGCTGAAGCAGTGGCAGGGGCTGGAGGTGGAGCCATTCCTGGGGTCCCCTGAGCTGTAGGGACCAAAAGGAGAAAGTTGAaatctgaagaaaaataagacGCCACAGAAGGCCCACTTATGGTCTTTCCagcagaaaagcaaaaagaaaagtaagTACAGCAAGAACTGGGAAGTGACCGTAAACAAGCTAGCGAGGGAACGTCAAGACTTCAGAACCATGGAAACCTGCTAAGtttgaggtggagaaaaatgagaCTCACCCACAAGAACGGGCTGCATAAGAAGCTGCCCCACGAGGCCGCTCACCATTTGGGCCAAAGAGGTGTTGGTGCCCAGTCCAGTGCCCTgctaggaggagaggaagaacggATACTTTCAGTCCTGCCCTTACCATCTACCACATAGGACTGTCTCCCATGATTTTTCCCACTAGAACCCTCCCTCACCTACTCACCAGAGTCCCAGAGACTGGGGGGCCCCCAGGATGGGAAGGGCGAGCCTGTGGAGGGGTGGGCCGGGCAATCACCACCCGGGTCGGAGCTGTCGGGAAGCCTGGGACCTGCTGTCCTGTGGGTGACAGAGGGGAGAGACCGAAGACAGCTGAGGGCCGGGCCCTTGGCCCCCAGCCACCAGCACCCACTGCCTTGGACCATGCCCCACCTCCCAAGCCTCCCCTTCCAGGTCATTACCTGTGGCCGCGGAGGCAACTGCTGCCACCATGGCCTGATGAGTGATCTGGTGGGCGACGGCGTGCATGAACTCAGGGGACAGGGAGGGCAGCTGGATGAGGGTGGAGCCTGGGGGGCGGGTCTGATGTAACCTTGAACCTGGACCCCCTTCAACCCACCCACTCGGCCCTGCCCCTTCTCTACCCAGAGCTCAGCCTGCTTGATACCCTCATTCTTACCCAGCGTTTGGCCATGACCAGGGGGCCCCAGTGGGCCAGTGGGAGCACTCGGAACTCCGCCGGGCTGTGTGCCAGAATCTGGGcagggagacagagaaaaaaacgCCCTGAGACAGGCTAGGCAAGGCCTTGAGGCATCCTCCCAAGATCAGCCATTCTCCAAGCCTCACTCCTCCGACCAGAAAGActgcctttctctcctttccccctcACCACACAAGCACGTATTCAAGGACAAACCGTTCCCTGCTGTTCCTCCCCACGCACACTTTTGCTCTGATCCTAGGCTACCACCACCAGCAtgtcccttccccaccctcattCCCTCACCCCACAGCATCAAACTCACCCaccctcctcctgctgctcttCCCTGCCAGACCCTAACTCACCTTGAATGTTCATGTGCATCATGACCACGGGTTCCACGCTCTGGTGGGAAATGCGGATGACCCTCGGGTGGCTGGCGGCTGGCGGGGGAGCTGGCCCCGGGGGGGGTGCCCCCTCAGTTGAGGACTCAACAGTGGTAGAAGAGGGAGCCAGGGACGAGGCCTGCCCAGGACCAGGGGGAGGTGCCTCCGCACTGGCAGTTGTGGGGGGCCGAGTCCCATTCCCTGTCATGGTCACAGTGGTCCCCACATTGATCTAGAAGAAACAGACAGAAGGGACAAAAACTTAAGAGCTCAAGCCAGAGGACTCCATGATACACCTCTAAAATCTCTCCCATGCTTCATCATTTTCAAAGTCTCCCttctaacccagtgccgtcgaagcaCTCCGCAAACCCAAGGGCTACCCTAGGCCATCCCACCAACAACCCTCCATTGTCTCTCCGGCCAGGCTCCCCAGCCCACCTGGATGGGAATGGCCGCCTGCTGGAGCACCATGGGGGTGGTGTAGTGCGACATGGGCCGGACCACATGCAGGTGCCGTGGTGGTGCACAGGCCAGGTTGCAGCGCAGGTCAGACAGCGCCACGAAGGTGTTGCCCAGCAGCCGCAGGCTCTCCCCCACCATGTTGATCAACCGCTGGTCCTCCTCACGGCCCTCGTGCTGTACCCCCACACCAAACACAGAGACTA
This is a stretch of genomic DNA from Elephas maximus indicus isolate mEleMax1 chromosome 1, mEleMax1 primary haplotype, whole genome shotgun sequence. It encodes these proteins:
- the BAG6 gene encoding large proline-rich protein BAG6 isoform X9; the protein is MEPNDSTSTTMEEPDSLEVLVKTLDSQTRTFIVGAQMNVKEFKEHIAASVSIPSEKQRLIYQGRVLQDDKKLQEYNVGGKVIHLVERAPPQTQLPSSGASSGTGSPSATHGGGPPPGTRGPGASVHDRNANSYVMVGTFNLPSEPRVRLVMAQHMIRDIQTLLSRMECRGGPQAQHSQPPPQTPTATPEPVALSSQTSEPAESEAPPREPMEAEEVEERAPAQSPELTPSGPAPAGPTPAPETNAPNHPSPAEYVEVLQELQRLESRLQPFLQRYYEVLGAAATTDYNNNHEGREEDQRLINMVGESLRLLGNTFVALSDLRCNLACAPPRHLHVVRPMSHYTTPMVLQQAAIPIQINVGTTVTMTGNGTRPPTTASAEAPPPGPGQASSLAPSSTTVESSTEGAPPPGPAPPPAASHPRVIRISHQSVEPVVMMHMNIQDSGTQPGGVPSAPTGPLGPPGHGQTLGQQVPGFPTAPTRVVIARPTPPQARPSHPGGPPVSGTLQGTGLGTNTSLAQMVSGLVGQLLMQPVLVAQGTPGMAPPPAPATASASAGTTNTATTAGPAPGGPAQPPPPQPSAADLQLSQLLGNLLGPAGPGAGGPSMASPTITVAMPGVPAFLQGMTDFLQATQTAPPPQPPPPPPPPAPEQQATPRPGSPSGGAGSPGGLGPESLPPEFFTSVVQGVLSSLLGSLGARAGSSESIAAFIQRLSGSSNIFEPGADGALGFFGALLSLLCQNFSMVDVVMLLHGHFQPLQRLQPQLRSFFHQHYLGGQEPTPGNIRTATHTLITGLEEYVRESFSLVQVQPGVDIIRTNLEFLQEQFNSIAAHVLHCTDSGFGARLLELCNQGLFECLALNLHCLGGQQMELAAVINGRIRRMSRGVNPSLVSWLTTMMGLRLQVVLEHMPVGPDAILRYVRRVGDPPQALPEEPMEVQGAERTSPEPQRENASPAPGTTAEEAMSRGPPPAPEEGSRDEQDGASAETEPWAAAVPPEWVPIIQQDIQSQRKVKPQPPLSDAYLSGMPAKRRKTMQGEGPQLLLSEAVSRAAKAAGARPLTSPESLSRDLEAPEVQESYRQQLRSDIQKRLQEDPNYSPQRFPNAHRAFADDP
- the BAG6 gene encoding large proline-rich protein BAG6 isoform X1, producing MEPNDSTSTTMEEPDSLEVLVKTLDSQTRTFIVGAQMNVKEFKEHIAASVSIPSEKQRLIYQGRVLQDDKKLQEYNVGGKVIHLVERAPPQTQLPSSGASSGTGSPSATHGGGPPPGTRGPGASVHDRNANSYVMVGTFNLPSDGSAVDVHINMEQAPIQSEPRVRLVMAQHMIRDIQTLLSRMECRGGPQAQHSQPPPQTPTATPEPVALSSQTSEPAESEAPPREPMEAEEVEERAPAQSPELTPSGPAPAGPTPAPETNAPNHPSPAEYVEVLQELQRLESRLQPFLQRYYEVLGAAATTDYNNNHEGREEDQRLINMVGESLRLLGNTFVALSDLRCNLACAPPRHLHVVRPMSHYTTPMVLQQAAIPIQINVGTTVTMTGNGTRPPTTASAEAPPPGPGQASSLAPSSTTVESSTEGAPPPGPAPPPAASHPRVIRISHQSVEPVVMMHMNIQDSGTQPGGVPSAPTGPLGPPGHGQTLGSTLIQLPSLSPEFMHAVAHQITHQAMVAAVASAATGQQVPGFPTAPTRVVIARPTPPQARPSHPGGPPVSGTLQGTGLGTNTSLAQMVSGLVGQLLMQPVLVAQGTPGMAPPPAPATASASAGTTNTATTAGPAPGGPAQPPPPQPSAADLQLSQLLGNLLGPAGPGAGGPSMASPTITVAMPGVPAFLQGMTDFLQATQTAPPPQPPPPPPPPAPEQQATPRPGSPSGGAGSPGGLGPESLPPEFFTSVVQGVLSSLLGSLGARAGSSESIAAFIQRLSGSSNIFEPGADGALGFFGALLSLLCQNFSMVDVVMLLHGHFQPLQRLQPQLRSFFHQHYLGGQEPTPGNIRTATHTLITGLEEYVRESFSLVQVQPGVDIIRTNLEFLQEQFNSIAAHVLHCTDSGFGARLLELCNQGLFECLALNLHCLGGQQMELAAVINGRIRRMSRGVNPSLVSWLTTMMGLRLQVVLEHMPVGPDAILRYVRRVGDPPQALPEEPMEVQGAERTSPEPQRENASPAPGTTAEEAMSRGPPPAPEEGSRDEQDGASAETEPWAAAVPPEWVPIIQQDIQSQRKVKPQPPLSDAYLSGMPAKRRKTMQGEGPQLLLSEAVSRAAKAAGARPLTSPESLSRDLEAPEVQESYRQQLRSDIQKRLQEDPNYSPQRFPNAHRAFADDP
- the BAG6 gene encoding large proline-rich protein BAG6 isoform X5, producing MEPNDSTSTTMEEPDSLEVLVKTLDSQTRTFIVGAQMNVKEFKEHIAASVSIPSEKQRLIYQGRVLQDDKKLQEYNVGGKVIHLVERAPPQTQLPSSGASSGTGSPSATHGGGPPPGTRGPGASVHDRNANSYVMVGTFNLPSDGSAVDVHINMEQAPIQSEPRVRLVMAQHMIRDIQTLLSRMECRGGPQAQHSQPPPQTPTATPEPVALSSQTSEPAESEAPPREPMEAEEVEERAPAQSPELTPSGPAPAGPTPAPETNAPNHPSPAEYVEVLQELQRLESRLQPFLQRYYEVLGAAATTDYNNNHEGREEDQRLINMVGESLRLLGNTFVALSDLRCNLACAPPRHLHVVRPMSHYTTPMVLQQAAIPIQINVGTTVTMTGNGTRPPTTASAEAPPPGPGQASSLAPSSTTVESSTEGAPPPGPAPPPAASHPRVIRISHQSVEPVVMMHMNIQDSGTQPGGVPSAPTGPLGPPGHGQTLGQQVPGFPTAPTRVVIARPTPPQARPSHPGGPPVSGTLGTGLGTNTSLAQMVSGLVGQLLMQPVLVAQGTPGMAPPPAPATASASAGTTNTATTAGPAPGGPAQPPPPQPSAADLQLSQLLGNLLGPAGPGAGGPSMASPTITVAMPGVPAFLQGMTDFLQATQTAPPPQPPPPPPPPAPEQQATPRPGSPSGGAGSPGGLGPESLPPEFFTSVVQGVLSSLLGSLGARAGSSESIAAFIQRLSGSSNIFEPGADGALGFFGALLSLLCQNFSMVDVVMLLHGHFQPLQRLQPQLRSFFHQHYLGGQEPTPGNIRTATHTLITGLEEYVRESFSLVQVQPGVDIIRTNLEFLQEQFNSIAAHVLHCTDSGFGARLLELCNQGLFECLALNLHCLGGQQMELAAVINGRIRRMSRGVNPSLVSWLTTMMGLRLQVVLEHMPVGPDAILRYVRRVGDPPQALPEEPMEVQGAERTSPEPQRENASPAPGTTAEEAMSRGPPPAPEEGSRDEQDGASAETEPWAAAVPPEWVPIIQQDIQSQRKVKPQPPLSDAYLSGMPAKRRKTMQGEGPQLLLSEAVSRAAKAAGARPLTSPESLSRDLEAPEVQESYRQQLRSDIQKRLQEDPNYSPQRFPNAHRAFADDP
- the BAG6 gene encoding large proline-rich protein BAG6 isoform X4 — protein: MEPNDSTSTTMEEPDSLEVLVKTLDSQTRTFIVGAQMNVKEFKEHIAASVSIPSEKQRLIYQGRVLQDDKKLQEYNVGGKVIHLVERAPPQTQLPSSGASSGTGSPSATHGGGPPPGTRGPGASVHDRNANSYVMVGTFNLPSDGSAVDVHINMEQAPIQSEPRVRLVMAQHMIRDIQTLLSRMECRGGPQAQHSQPPPQTPTATPEPVALSSQTSEPAESEAPPREPMEAEEVEERAPAQSPELTPSGPAPAGPTPAPETNAPNHPSPAEYVEVLQELQRLESRLQPFLQRYYEVLGAAATTDYNNNHEGREEDQRLINMVGESLRLLGNTFVALSDLRCNLACAPPRHLHVVRPMSHYTTPMVLQQAAIPIQINVGTTVTMTGNGTRPPTTASAEAPPPGPGQASSLAPSSTTVESSTEGAPPPGPAPPPAASHPRVIRISHQSVEPVVMMHMNIQDSGTQPGGVPSAPTGPLGPPGHGQTLGQQVPGFPTAPTRVVIARPTPPQARPSHPGGPPVSGTLQGTGLGTNTSLAQMVSGLVGQLLMQPVLVAQGTPGMAPPPAPATASASAGTTNTATTAGPAPGGPAQPPPPQPSAADLQLSQLLGNLLGPAGPGAGGPSMASPTITVAMPGVPAFLQGMTDFLQATQTAPPPQPPPPPPPPAPEQQATPRPGSPSGGAGSPGGLGPESLPPEFFTSVVQGVLSSLLGSLGARAGSSESIAAFIQRLSGSSNIFEPGADGALGFFGALLSLLCQNFSMVDVVMLLHGHFQPLQRLQPQLRSFFHQHYLGGQEPTPGNIRTATHTLITGLEEYVRESFSLVQVQPGVDIIRTNLEFLQEQFNSIAAHVLHCTDSGFGARLLELCNQGLFECLALNLHCLGGQQMELAAVINGRIRRMSRGVNPSLVSWLTTMMGLRLQVVLEHMPVGPDAILRYVRRVGDPPQALPEEPMEVQGAERTSPEPQRENASPAPGTTAEEAMSRGPPPAPEEGSRDEQDGASAETEPWAAAVPPEWVPIIQQDIQSQRKVKPQPPLSDAYLSGMPAKRRKTMQGEGPQLLLSEAVSRAAKAAGARPLTSPESLSRDLEAPEVQESYRQQLRSDIQKRLQEDPNYSPQRFPNAHRAFADDP
- the BAG6 gene encoding large proline-rich protein BAG6 isoform X6, translated to MEPNDSTSTTMEEPDSLEVLVKTLDSQTRTFIVGAQMNVKEFKEHIAASVSIPSEKQRLIYQGRVLQDDKKLQEYNVGGKVIHLVERAPPQTQLPSSGASSGTGSPSATHGGGPPPGTRGPGASVHDRNANSYVMVGTFNLPSDGSAVDVHINMEQAPIQSEPRVRLVMAQHMIRDIQTLLSRMECRGGPQAQHSQPPPQTPTATPEPVALSSQTSEPAESEAPPREPMEAEEVEERAPAQSPELTPSGPAPAGPTPAPETNAPNHPSPAEYVEVLQELQRLESRLQPFLQRYYEVLGAAATTDYNNNHEGREEDQRLINMVGESLRLLGNTFVALSDLRCNLACAPPRHLHVVRPMSHYTTPMVLQQAAIPIQINVGTTVTMTGNGTRPPTTASAEAPPPGPGQASSLAPSSTTVESSTEGAPPPGPAPPPAASHPRVIRISHQSVEPVVMMHMNIQDSGTQPGGVPSAPTGPLGPPGHGQTLGSTLIQLPSLSPEFMHAVAHQITHQAMVAAVASAATGQQVPGFPTAPTRVVIARPTPPQARPSHPGGPPVSGTLQGTGLGTNTSLAQMVSGLVGQLLMQPVLVAQGTPGMAPPPAPATASASAGTTNTATTAGPAPGGPAQPPPPQPSAADLQLSQLLGNLLGPAGPGAGGPSMASPTITVAMPGVPAFLQGMTDFLQATQTAPPPQPPPPPPPPAPEQQATPRPGSPSGGAGSPGGLGPESLPPEFFTSVVQGVLSSLLGSLGARAGSSESIAAFIQRLSGSSNIFEPGADGALGFFGALLSLLCQNFSMVDVVMLLHGHFQPLQRLQPQLRSFFHQHYLGGQEPTPGNIRTATHTLITGLEEYVRESFSLVQVQPGVDIIRTNLEFLQEQFNSIAAHVLHCTDSGFGARLLELCNQGLFECLALNLHCLGGQQMELAAVINGRIRRMSRGVNPSLVSWLTTMMGLRLQVVLEHMPVGPDAILRYVRRVGDPPQALPEEPMEVQGAERTSPEPQRENASPAPGTTAEEAMSRGPPPAPEEGSRDEQDGASAETEPWAAAVPPEWVPIIQQDIQSQRKVKPQPPLSDAYLSGMPAKRRKLRSDIQKRLQEDPNYSPQRFPNAHRAFADDP
- the BAG6 gene encoding large proline-rich protein BAG6 isoform X15 — translated: MEPNDSTSTTMEEPDSLEVLVKTLDSQTRTFIVGAQMNVKEFKEHIAASVSIPSEKQRLIYQGRVLQDDKKLQEYNVGGKVIHLVERAPPQTQLPSSGASSGTGSPSATHGGGPPPGTRGPGASVHDRNANSYVMVGTFNLPSEPRVRLVMAQHMIRDIQTLLSRMECRGGPQAQHSQPPPQTPTATPEPVALSSQTSEPAESEAPPREPMEAEEVEERAPAQSPELTPSGPAPAGPTPAPETNAPNHPSPAEYVEVLQELQRLESRLQPFLQRYYEVLGAAATTDYNNNHEGREEDQRLINMVGESLRLLGNTFVALSDLRCNLACAPPRHLHVVRPMSHYTTPMVLQQAAIPIQINVGTTVTMTGNGTRPPTTASAEAPPPGPGQASSLAPSSTTVESSTEGAPPPGPAPPPAASHPRVIRISHQSVEPVVMMHMNIQDSGTQPGGVPSAPTGPLGPPGHGQTLGQQVPGFPTAPTRVVIARPTPPQARPSHPGGPPVSGTLQGTGLGTNTSLAQMVSGLVGQLLMQPVLVAQGTPGMAPPPAPATASASAGTTNTATTAGPAPGGPAQPPPPQPSAADLQLSQLLGNLLGPAGPGAGGPSMASPTITVAMPGVPAFLQGMTDFLQATQTAPPPQPPPPPPPPAPEQQATPRPGSPSGGAGSPGGLGPESLPPEFFTSVVQGVLSSLLGSLGARAGSSESIAAFIQRLSGSSNIFEPGADGALGFFGALLSLLCQNFSMVDVVMLLHGHFQPLQRLQPQLRSFFHQHYLGGQEPTPGNIRTATHTLITGLEEYVRESFSLVQVQPGVDIIRTNLEFLQEQFNSIAAHVLHCTDSGFGARLLELCNQGLFECLALNLHCLGGQQMELAAVINGRIRRMSRGVNPSLVSWLTTMMGLRLQVVLEHMPVGPDAILRYVRRVGDPPQALPEEPMEVQGAERTSPEPQRENASPAPGTTAEEAMSRGPPPAPEEGSRDEQDGASAETEPWAAAVPPEWVPIIQQDIQSQRKVKPQPPLSDAYLSGMPAKRRKLRSDIQKRLQEDPNYSPQRFPNAHRAFADDP
- the BAG6 gene encoding large proline-rich protein BAG6 isoform X7 translates to MEPNDSTSTTMEEPDSLEVLVKTLDSQTRTFIVGAQMNVKEFKEHIAASVSIPSEKQRLIYQGRVLQDDKKLQEYNVGGKVIHLVERAPPQTQLPSSGASSGTGSPSATHGGGPPPGTRGPGASVHDRNANSYVMVGTFNLPSDGSAVDVHINMEQAPIQSEPRVRLVMAQHMIRDIQTLLSRMECRGGPQAQHSQPPPQTPTATPEPVALSSQTSEPAESEAPPREPMEAEEVEERAPAQSPELTPSGPAPAGPTPAPETNAPNHPSPAEYVEVLQELQRLESRLQPFLQRYYEVLGAAATTDYNNNHEGREEDQRLINMVGESLRLLGNTFVALSDLRCNLACAPPRHLHVVRPMSHYTTPMVLQQAAIPIQINVGTTVTMTGNGTRPPTTASAEAPPPGPGQASSLAPSSTTVESSTEGAPPPGPAPPPAASHPRVIRISHQSVEPVVMMHMNIQDSGTQPGGVPSAPTGPLGPPGHGQTLGSTLIQLPSLSPEFMHAVAHQITHQAMVAAVASAATGQQVPGFPTAPTRVVIARPTPPQARPSHPGGPPVSGTLGTGLGTNTSLAQMVSGLVGQLLMQPVLVAQGTPGMAPPPAPATASASAGTTNTATTAGPAPGGPAQPPPPQPSAADLQLSQLLGNLLGPAGPGAGGPSMASPTITVAMPGVPAFLQGMTDFLQATQTAPPPQPPPPPPPPAPEQQATPRPGSPSGGAGSPGGLGPESLPPEFFTSVVQGVLSSLLGSLGARAGSSESIAAFIQRLSGSSNIFEPGADGALGFFGALLSLLCQNFSMVDVVMLLHGHFQPLQRLQPQLRSFFHQHYLGGQEPTPGNIRTATHTLITGLEEYVRESFSLVQVQPGVDIIRTNLEFLQEQFNSIAAHVLHCTDSGFGARLLELCNQGLFECLALNLHCLGGQQMELAAVINGRIRRMSRGVNPSLVSWLTTMMGLRLQVVLEHMPVGPDAILRYVRRVGDPPQALPEEPMEVQGAERTSPEPQRENASPAPGTTAEEAMSRGPPPAPEEGSRDEQDGASAETEPWAAAVPPEWVPIIQQDIQSQRKVKPQPPLSDAYLSGMPAKRRKLRSDIQKRLQEDPNYSPQRFPNAHRAFADDP